The sequence CGGCGAGGAAGAAGGCAATGCAGTCTTGGAACTACAGAGCAGCAAGGCGAGGATTTCTGAGTAGTAAGGGGAACTGGAAGGAGGAAGGAGAGTTGGGGAAATGGTAGTTGAGTACCGTTCAGATCCGTCAGCGCTCTCCGGAAATGGTTCTCCCAGTCCCTCGTTACCACCTAAGTAGCACAGTCTCGCCCATTCTCTCGCTTAGACTAACATAAATGGTACTAACATCATACATATCTAGACATAATAGATGTGTGTTAAATAATTAATCAGAAAGAAAAGAGACATggggtaacataatatgttacgcACACTAGGGATAAAATCACATATACCAAGACAAGAAAGTCTACAACCTAATAATAAtatacatgttactagtctaagttacttcctATTATAGACCAGCCTTATACATGGCGGTCAGGGGTGGGGCCCTTCTTTCTTGCTCAGTGATGAGAGTGACCATGCCACGTGATGTGTCCTCTGATGCGTGTAGGGGATGCTTGCCATCGGGTGGATTCAGAATTTAAAACCCTATACGTTACGTGTCTACTTTAAGCCGTCACTTGTTTGTGCACACAACCATCCTTTCATTCTCTCTTATGTGTGCGGTTTCATGCATATGATTGATGGAGATgaacaagaaagaaaataaaataaagagagaaagtGGTCTGGATGGGCCAAATGTGATGGGGCGGTTTGCGCAAAAATGCCAACCACCCTCATATCCTCTTCATATATGGATTGAATACGAAGATTTTGTAGACAACTCAGGCATATATGAGGATAATTTGAGGGATCCGGTTGGATGTCTTTTTTCTTTCACCTGTCCAAACACTATCTAGGCTTTCTATCCTGACGTATAGGGGAAATTTTTAGGGTTCCATTGTGGATCTTTTACGAAATTAAGGAAGCCCATATACACTGCTATACCGTTATGGATAGGTGTGTTTCATTATGACGAAAGTATTCAAGAAACATGAAGTTCTTCCTACCACATGGCATATGTGATAAATTATCTTAAAATATAATTCAAAACTTGAAGGTAAAGGTTGGACCCTGCACAAAAATGAAGGTAAAGGTTGAAAATAGGCTTGCCGATCTCAGCTCCAAGTCGATCGCGCGCACGGAACACGTGTCCTGTTGGGCCCACACCCGAAAGCGGTAGCACCCCAGCCTAtatggcaaatttgacaaatttgacctatagacgaaattaaatcacagaatgaactgtccgtgaaactatttcacgcggctgacccgtggcgcctagctctcaggcgctgcactagtgcaacgcctgggagctaggcgctgcactagtgcaacacctaggagctaggcgctacactgtatagtgtggcgcctagctttcAGGCGCTGCACACGACTTAGTAATTTTCTGATCACACGCGTGCGACGCtggccgtgtagcgcctatctgtgaggcgttgcataGTGTAGTGTGGCgtcttcgtgtcgggcgtcacagaaaaaggtcagccgcgtgaaatagtttcacggatagttcattctatgatttgattccgtctataggtcaaatttgtcaaatttgccagcCTATATCCAACCATGAGGCGACCTCCTTCACAGGTTTATCTCCAGTCTCTCCCTTTCTCCTATCTCGCATGCGACGGTGCTTCCCTTTGCCCATCTCGGCCATTATGCAGGGTAACCACCGCCCCACCCTTATCCAACCGCGAGGCGACCTCCACTACAGGTTCCTGGCCCCCTTCTCCATCTCTCTCGCACACGACGGCGCTCACACCCCCATCACGTTCGTTTGTGCAGCGCAGTTTTGGTGTGCACCGAGTGGAGGCATGTCGGGATGTGCAATTCAACTAGCATGCCGGGATGTTGCAACTGGCGCGGCGAGCAGCTCGGATCAGCCGGCTGGGATATTGCGACCACGGTGACAATAGTGtcattgattttttttatttatgCTATAAGTGTAACAGTCGGCTTAGCCTGCCCTGATTTCGAGTATGACACTAGGCAAAACTTGTGACACCGATATCGTGAGAGTTTAGTCGACGTTATACGTTTGCCGAGTACATGTTTTTCTTTTTTGCACCCGGCAAAGATTTTTTTGCCGTGTTTGCCGAGTTCCAGTACAAACTTAACTTTGCCGACAGGCGTTCAGTCGTGTTTGCCGAGTTTTCCTTTTACCCTTGGGTGTGGTtatgtctcagtcgactgagacttaacaaaGTCTCAATCAAATGATATTTTATataggaagaagaaaaaaactaaAGAGAATTTTTTGTATGAACCTCCATGCAAGATTAAAGGAATATAGGATCGACTGAGACATAAtgaggtctcagtcgactgagatttagcaaaaCCATTTACCTTTATATCGAGTGCCTTTCACACAAAATTAGATATTTCCATAGCGCCGGACTTTTCCTGTGAGCAGTCTCAGCCAACATATCTGCTTCAGGCTGACTAGAAAGAAAGAACCATGTGACCACTCACGTTGTCGCCACCATGACCATAATGGGAACGGCGCTCCTTCGTCTGCTAcctctgctgctcctcctcctcccgcctcccCTCCGCCACTACCTCTCGCCAGCAAGCGGCGGTGGGGCCAGCCAGCTCAACGTCTACCACCCCATCATCCTGCTCCCTGGCTTCAGCTGCTCCAACCTCGAGGCACGGCTCACCGACGCCTACGCGCCGTCGCTGCCCCGCTGCGGTGCGCTCAAGGGCAAGGGGTGGTTCCCGCTGTGGAACGACACCTGGACCATCGTCAACCACGATTACCTGCCCTGCTTCGTGGAGCAGATGAGCCTCGTCTTCGACTCCGACCTCGACGACTACCGCAACCTAGCCGGCGTAGAGACGCGTGTGCCGGACTTTGGCTCCGCCCACAGCGTCACCCCCAAGAACAACGCGTACGTACTCTCCACTTTCTTTTTCTTGTACCATTATATTTTTAACTTTTTTATTATATTAGCTTAATGCTTTGGGTGTACTCTCTTTGGTATACAAATTACAATTGAAGCATGTACCTAATGTACACCATGCAATAGCTTATTTTGTACTGTATATGGATTAAAATTTCCGCTAATGTACAATTTTATCAATTAGATACCTCGATATATCAATTGAATGAAATATTCTTTATCGAAAATCaattaaatttatttttcttttagttAATTTTGATAATTAAAAGTCTTATCCTAGAGTATGAAATTTTCTCATTAAGTGTAGCGTATGAAGTTGATAAGGTATGTGAAAACAGAACAACCACAACAGTATGCTACGTGGTTTCCCATTGGAAACTAGTATAATCTTTCACACTAATTTTTAGTTTTTCCTCTTCCATTTCTCATGTCCATGTGTACGTATATCTCTATCGATTTGCAACACTGGTTCATCCCAATCAAGTATTCCTACATCACCTATGGTGAACTTATTTCTGTTGTTAGTTAGCATGTATTCATGAATTACCTCTGCTCGTATTTTTTACTACTACGTTGAATTTTTATTTACTACTATGTTCATGGATACACCTTTAGTCGCcccacagaaaaagaaaagaaaatacaccTTTAGTTGAACTTGCCTATGTAACAGTATCAACTATAGTTTTTGCTTTTTATTCCGTGCATATGTAGTCGGTTATTGGCGGCTCCTcctacgaaaaagggtttccccccgttTTAGATTATAAAGTAACATCCAACCGATACAACCAGCTTGCTGGGGCTGCAGCACaaacaagcccaaaagaaaaagaagagaaagaaaaaagaaacaaatgccaacaccGGCAGCTCAACTAAGCAAAGATGACCGACACCCGCTGCACCCACCGGAGAAGAACCACCGCCCGCTAAGCACTCCGAAGCCTCGCGTACCAAGCAACATCTTGAGGAAGAAATGCGACAATGACGCcgctgctgcccggacaagtcctagggtttcccccggtacgcggatGGCAGTGGGGAAGGGGGTATCACCGACGCCCCTCAGgagggtccggcaacacccacggGCGCAGCCGCGCCGGTGGCGAACGAGCCACCAGAGATTTCTCCCGCCCCGAAACCACCACCGCCACCTCAGACAATCGGAAGCGCACCGGCCAACATGCCGCCCACCAGCCTGTGCCACCACGGATACCGCACCATCTTCACCGTTTTACTGAGGCCACCAACATGAGACCTGGAGGAAGGACGAGAAGACACCGGGCTCGGAGGCAACCGCACCGCAGCCGACAGGAGGGAACAACCTCCACCGCCGCGCGGAGCCGACCGGACGTGGCGACAGGGACTTGCcaggccaccaccggcccggccggACCCTAACGGGTCCGGACAGTCCCTGCAGCCACGCTGCAGCACGCCGGCCGCCGGAGCCACCACCACCGCAGCCACGGCCCCCTCGTCACACCACTAGGGAGCCACGCCATCACGCACCGGACCGCAGGCCCGCCCCAGCCCAGATGGGCCCCGTAAGGGTCCAGATTTGGACCGAGCGGGCGCCGCCGGCCAGCcacccaccgcgccgccccgcagcCAACGGCCAGGCCGTCGCGTCGAGGGCACCCGAGGCCCGCAGAACGCCGCCGCCGAGCCTCACCGCCGCCAGCCGAGCATTACCGCCGTCGGGTAGGAGGGAGCCCTGACTCCCCCTcccggcgcgcggggaagggacgtccgccgccgccggcgccacccAGGCACGCCGGAGGTCTcagccggcggcggcgaagggggATGAGGGAGGAGGAGGGCGAGACGGGGATGAGGTTGGCGGCTCCTCCTACGGCAGTGTTTATTAATTACAACCAACTTTTTCTCCATGCTTACTCATACTCCCCCTCCTGTAGCTATCTCAGTTCAATCGCCCACCAAACAGCATGTCTCTGGGGACGGAGAAGATGCCGTAGCTTATTCTCCTTTACCGCCTTTATTGGTACACAATTTTGTCTAACCAATGCGATTCTCGTGGGGTGTAAATAAGCATGAAATTGGTGGCATATATCTTTCTTGTTCTCATACAATATAGGCTAATATATCCATCTTATTTCAACAATATACAAATAGAAGACTGTTCTTAGTTAATTATACGATTGTTGGTCATGTCCAGGGGTCGTGACAAAGTCTGCCTGATAAAGCTCCGCGACGAGCTGGAAGCACTGGGATACCGCGATGGAGATACCCTCTTCGGAGCTCCTTACGACCTACGACACGCTCCACCGCCGCCCGGCCAGCCATCCCAGGTCTACTCCGATTACTTCGCTCGTCTCATGGGCCTGGTGCAGCACGCGAGCAAGAAGAACGGGGATAAGCCTGTCATCCTGGTCGCGCATAGCTTCGGCGGCAGGGTCGTCCTGGACTTCCTCAACTCGACGCCCTTGCCGTGGAGGCGAAGGTTCATCAAGCATTTGTTCCTAATCTCGCCCTCGCCCCCCACGGGCTACATGCTGGCGGTCACCAACTTAGCCTCAGGATCGTCCGCAGTCCAGCTCCCAACCGTCTCATCGCTTGCCTTGCGGCCGATGTGGAGGACCTTCGCGAGTTCCTTTCTGTCCATGCCGGCTCCCAGGGTATTTGGCCACAGGCCGCTCGTCGTCACCAAGGAGAGGAACTACTCGGCGTATGACTATCCTGATTTCCTTGCGGCGCTCGGTTTCAGCACCGACGAGATCGTGCGCTTCGTGAAACGGGTGCTCCCGACAATGCTGCGCGTCGACGCGCCGATGGTGCCGACTACGTACCTCAATGGCATTGGCTTCCGGACAATGGAGCAGGTGATGTACCTGGAAGGCAACTTCGATGCCGCCACGGAGACGGTGTATGGCCACGGAGATGGGGCCGCGACTCTTGCTAGCATCTTGGCGTTCGCTAGGGAGTTGGGTTCGCAACAACGACGAAACAACACATTCTTCAAGTTCGTCAAGATTCCTAATGCTACGCACGCTGGCATTGTCATCGAGGAACATGCACTCCGTAGGGTCATGGCTGAGATTCTACAAGCTAATAATAGCTAATAAAGAGTTGTCATGTGTTTTTCTTTTGGGTTTGAATATTTATACTAGTACTTATCATGAACTActtgataccccgcgcgttgctgcataATCGGTTGCAATATATTTCATTGATATTTGATTGTGTGGAATATAAAATTTTAGATTAATAGTATGTGAATCAAAATTAAAATACATACAACTTACTACTCTCTTCGTCCGAAAAAAGTTGTCACAAGCTTGTTTCTCAAATGAATGTATGTAGCACTaatttggtgctagatacatcaatTTGAGGGACAAGATTCCTCGGATGGAAGGAGTATTTGATTATCTATACTTGTAAAATATTtattatatgtaataaaataaaatttatgTCTGCATGTTTGCATGGTTCCATGTTGAGGTGGGCCTTATTTCATTCATAATTGTATGATGATTTGCCATACTTGCATATTAGGATAAATAAGTTAATGGGGATCACTCCCTTATGTATATATAGGATGTTACCATCCAATAAAGGGGCCAATAGCTCCTGTTCGACGTTTTTGAGGTGAATTGGCAAGTGTGCGACGTTGTTCGAGCGAATGGCTGTGGTGCGACACATTTGAGCAGGTAAATAGCCCACGCACAACATGGCTCTTAAATGTGGTTAAATTGGTCGTCAACCAAGCCCGCCCgtttatgttaggacatgtgggtccaacttaattgttcctcaaaacagctgaccgtgccctgccgcccgaccgtgccgggcccgccactctgccccccttcttctccggtggcGGCGAATCTTGCattctcggtggcggcggcggagccctcGTTCTCAACGGCGGCGGAGCCTTCGTCCTCAGAAAATGGTGAGTGAATTCAAACCCTACTCGCCTTCCCATTCCTCTCTCGGGCCCGTAGATCTcagctcgtttcctctgttttcgctTGCGGAATCGATAGGTTGTGAGGGGAGCCCGTGGGCATACTGAGATGGAGCCGCCAGATTCAACTTCGAATAGGTAATGCGACTCTCTCCGATCCAATTTTGCATGCAATTAGGGGGTGGCTTCGTCTGCTCTTTCTCACGGGCTCA comes from Triticum aestivum cultivar Chinese Spring chromosome 5B, IWGSC CS RefSeq v2.1, whole genome shotgun sequence and encodes:
- the LOC123117818 gene encoding lecithin-cholesterol acyltransferase-like 1 gives rise to the protein MTIMGTALLRLLPLLLLLLPPPLRHYLSPASGGGASQLNVYHPIILLPGFSCSNLEARLTDAYAPSLPRCGALKGKGWFPLWNDTWTIVNHDYLPCFVEQMSLVFDSDLDDYRNLAGVETRVPDFGSAHSVTPKNNAGRDKVCLIKLRDELEALGYRDGDTLFGAPYDLRHAPPPPGQPSQVYSDYFARLMGLVQHASKKNGDKPVILVAHSFGGRVVLDFLNSTPLPWRRRFIKHLFLISPSPPTGYMLAVTNLASGSSAVQLPTVSSLALRPMWRTFASSFLSMPAPRVFGHRPLVVTKERNYSAYDYPDFLAALGFSTDEIVRFVKRVLPTMLRVDAPMVPTTYLNGIGFRTMEQVMYLEGNFDAATETVYGHGDGAATLASILAFARELGSQQRRNNTFFKFVKIPNATHAGIVIEEHALRRVMAEILQANNS